From Symphalangus syndactylus isolate Jambi chromosome 17, NHGRI_mSymSyn1-v2.1_pri, whole genome shotgun sequence, one genomic window encodes:
- the SEC62 gene encoding translocation protein SEC62 → MAERRRHKKRIQEVGEPSKEEKAVAKYLRFNCPTKSTNMMGHRVDYFIASKAVDCLLDSKWAKAKKGEEALFTTRESVVDYCNRLLKKQFFHRALKVMKMKYDKDIKKEKDKGKAESGKEEDKKSKKENIKDEKTKKEKEKKKDGEKEESKKEETPGTPKKKETKKKFKLEPHDDQVFLDGNEVYVWIYDPVHFKTFVMGLILVIAVIAATLFPLWPAEMRVGVYYLSVGAGCFVASILLLAVARCILFLIIWLITGGRHHFWFLPNLTADVGFIDSFRPLYTHEYKGPKADLKKDEKSETKKQQKSDSEEKSDSEKKEDEEGKVGPGNHGTEGSGGERHSDTDSDRREDDRSQHSSGNGNDFEMITKEELEQQTDGDCEEEEEEENDGETPKSSHEKS, encoded by the exons ATGGCGGAACGCAGGAGACACAAGAAGCGGATCCAG GAAGTTGGTGAACCATCTAAAGAAGAGAAGGCTGTGGCCAAGTATCTTCGATTCAACTGCCCAACAAAGTCCACCAATATGATGGGCCACCGGGTTGATTATTTTATTG CTTCAAAAGCAGTGGACTGTCTTTTGGATTCAAAGTGGGCAAAGgccaagaaaggagaggaagctTTATTTACAACCAGGGAGTCTGTGGTTGACTACTGCAACAG GCTTTTAAAGAAGCAGTTTTTTCACCGAGCCCtaaaagtaatgaaaatgaaatatgataaagacataaagaaagaaaaagataaaggaaaagctgaaagtggaaaagaagaagataaaaagagcaagaaagaaaatataaaggatgagaagacaaaaaaagaaaaagagaaaaaaaaagatggtgaaaAGGAAGAATCCAAAAAG GAGGAAACTCCAGGAACTCctaaaaagaaggaaactaagaaaaaattcaaacttGAGCCACATGATGATCAGGTTTTTCTGGATGGAAATGAG GTGTATGTATGGATCTATGACCCAGTTCACTTTAAAACATTTGTCATGGGATTAATTCTTG TGATTGCAGTAATAGCGGCCACCCTCTTCCCCCTTTGGCCAGCAGAAATGAGAGTAGGTGTTTATTACCTCAGTGTGGGCGCAGGCTGTTTTGTAGCCAGTATTCTTCTCCTTGCTGTTG CTCGATGCATTCTATTTCTCATCATTTGGCTCATAACTGGAGGAAGGCACCACTTTTGGTTCTTGCCAAATCTGACTGCTGATGTGGGCTTCATTGACTCCTTCAGGCCTCTGTACACACATGAATACAAAGGACCAAAAGCAGACTTAAAGAAAGATGAGAAGTCTGAAACCAAAAAGCAACAGAAGTCCGACAGTGAGGAAAAGTCAGACAGTGAGAAAAAGGAAGATGAGGAGGGGAAAGTAGGACCAGGAAATCATGGAACAGAAGGCTCAGGGGGAGAACGGCATTCAGACACGGACAGTGACAGGAGGGAAGATGATCGATCCCAGCACAGTAGTGGAAATGGAAATGATTTTGAAATGATAACAAAAGAGGAACTGGAACAGCAAACAGATGGGGAttgtgaagaggaggaggaagaggaaaatgatGGAGAAACACCTAAATCTTCACATGAAAAATCATAA